From Streptomyces sp. NBC_00775, one genomic window encodes:
- a CDS encoding SDR family NAD(P)-dependent oxidoreductase has product MTTALITGSTAGIGAAFARRLAADGHNLVLVARDTKRLHEQATELHDRHGIEAEVLTADLATDDGIEAVAGRLGDRKNPVDLLVNNAGFGNKGRYLDVSMADELKMLKVHCEAVLRLTSAATESMRERGRGGVVNVASVAAFVPRGTYGASKAWVVQFTQGAARDLAGSGVRLMALAPGFVRTEFHQRAGMGTDNIPNWMWLDADKLVAAALADLARGKSLSIPDPRYKALMGVVKLAPRSLLGGITSKTGRKYGPQ; this is encoded by the coding sequence ATGACAACGGCTCTGATTACGGGATCGACCGCGGGCATCGGCGCGGCCTTCGCGCGGCGTCTGGCGGCTGATGGGCACAACCTCGTCCTGGTGGCGCGCGATACGAAGCGGCTGCACGAGCAGGCCACCGAACTGCACGACCGGCACGGCATCGAGGCGGAGGTGCTGACGGCGGATCTGGCGACCGACGACGGCATCGAAGCGGTGGCCGGGCGACTGGGCGACCGCAAGAACCCCGTCGACCTGCTGGTCAACAACGCGGGCTTCGGCAACAAGGGCCGCTACCTCGACGTATCGATGGCCGACGAGCTGAAGATGCTCAAGGTGCACTGCGAGGCGGTGCTCCGGCTGACGTCGGCGGCGACCGAGTCGATGCGGGAGCGCGGCCGTGGCGGGGTCGTCAATGTCGCGTCGGTGGCCGCGTTCGTGCCGCGGGGTACGTACGGGGCGTCCAAGGCGTGGGTCGTGCAGTTCACGCAGGGCGCGGCCAGGGATCTGGCGGGCAGCGGCGTACGGCTGATGGCGCTGGCCCCCGGTTTCGTGCGCACCGAGTTCCACCAGCGGGCCGGGATGGGCACGGACAACATCCCGAACTGGATGTGGCTCGACGCGGACAAGCTGGTCGCGGCGGCGCTCGCGGATCTGGCCCGCGGCAAGTCGCTGTCGATCCCCGACCCGCGCTACAAGGCGCTGATGGGCGTGGTGAAGCTGGCCCCGCGGTCGCTGCTGGGCGGGATCACGTCGAAGACGGGGCGGAAGTACGGCCCTCAGTGA
- a CDS encoding sigma-70 family RNA polymerase sigma factor, with translation MRDDGTTVIGALVHRAVDGDEQATHDLLAHVHPLALRYCRTRLSRLPGDARHFVEDLAQEVCVAVLLALPRYKDTGRPFEAFVFAIAAHKVADLQRAAMRHPGSTAVPSDEMPERPDDSLGPEERALLSSDAEWAKKLLANLPDNQRELLLLRIAVGLTAEETGQMLGMSPGAVRVAQHRALSRLRALAEQ, from the coding sequence ATGCGCGACGACGGGACGACGGTGATCGGTGCGCTCGTCCATCGCGCGGTCGACGGCGACGAGCAGGCCACACACGACCTGCTCGCCCATGTACATCCGCTGGCTTTGCGCTACTGCCGCACCCGTCTGTCCCGACTTCCGGGCGACGCGCGGCACTTCGTGGAGGACCTGGCGCAGGAGGTCTGCGTCGCGGTGCTCCTGGCGCTGCCGCGCTACAAGGACACCGGGCGTCCCTTCGAGGCGTTCGTCTTCGCCATCGCCGCGCACAAGGTCGCCGACCTGCAGCGCGCCGCGATGCGCCACCCCGGCTCGACGGCCGTCCCCTCGGACGAGATGCCCGAGCGCCCGGACGACTCACTCGGCCCCGAGGAGCGTGCCCTCCTCAGCAGCGACGCCGAATGGGCCAAGAAACTCCTGGCCAACCTCCCCGACAACCAGCGCGAGCTGCTGCTGCTGCGCATCGCGGTGGGCCTCACGGCTGAGGAGACGGGCCAGATGTTGGGAATGTCACCAGGAGCCGTACGGGTGGCACAGCACAGGGCGCTGAGTCGCTTGCGGGCGCTGGCGGAACAGTAG
- a CDS encoding LysR family transcriptional regulator, with protein sequence MIEARHLRVLRAVATTGSFSAAGRELGCTQPAVSQQMKALESSVGTPLLIRTGREMRLTQAGEALVRHAAGILAGLTAAEEEVAAIAGLRAGRVRLVSFPSGSSTLVPTALAALRAAHPGTRVSLEEAEPPESVEKLRAGDCDIALAFRYEGAAGAEEWDDLVVRPLLTDRLVGLVPEGHRLARAGSVAIGEFAGEPWIAGCPRCRGQLIEVCRNAGFEPRIDFATDDYPAVVGLVGAGLGVAVLPELAIESVRPKGARTVTVEPPVRREIVALTLPDLAQVPAVAATLDRLARAATR encoded by the coding sequence ATGATCGAGGCCCGCCATCTCCGCGTTCTGCGCGCCGTCGCCACCACCGGCTCCTTCTCGGCGGCGGGGCGCGAGCTGGGCTGCACCCAGCCCGCCGTCAGCCAGCAGATGAAGGCACTGGAGTCGTCCGTCGGCACACCGCTGCTGATCCGCACGGGGCGCGAGATGCGCCTGACCCAGGCGGGTGAGGCACTGGTCCGGCACGCGGCGGGCATCCTCGCCGGGCTCACGGCCGCCGAGGAGGAGGTCGCCGCGATCGCGGGCCTGCGCGCGGGCCGGGTCCGGCTCGTCTCCTTCCCCAGCGGCAGCTCCACGCTCGTCCCCACGGCCCTCGCCGCGCTGCGCGCCGCGCACCCCGGCACCCGTGTCTCCCTGGAGGAGGCCGAACCGCCCGAGTCCGTCGAGAAGCTCCGGGCCGGCGACTGCGACATCGCGCTCGCCTTCCGGTACGAGGGGGCGGCCGGCGCCGAGGAGTGGGACGACCTGGTCGTACGGCCGCTGCTGACGGACCGGCTCGTCGGGCTCGTGCCCGAGGGGCACCGCCTCGCCCGGGCGGGGTCGGTCGCGATCGGCGAGTTCGCCGGAGAGCCGTGGATCGCCGGGTGTCCGCGCTGCCGCGGACAGCTGATCGAGGTCTGTCGCAACGCGGGCTTCGAGCCCCGTATCGACTTCGCCACCGACGACTACCCGGCCGTGGTCGGCCTCGTCGGCGCGGGTCTGGGGGTGGCCGTCCTTCCGGAGCTCGCCATCGAGTCCGTACGTCCCAAGGGGGCGCGCACGGTGACGGTGGAGCCCCCGGTGCGACGGGAGATCGTCGCGCTCACGCTGCCGGATCTGGCCCAGGTGCCGGCGGTGGCGGCAACGCTGGACCGGCTGGCCCGGGCCGCGACGCGGTAG
- a CDS encoding MOSC domain-containing protein, which produces MKLLSLNLGRARAVEYTDQPEGVTGIDKQPVDGPVRVTAPGPKGVGASGLAGDAVCDMRHHGGDHQAVYAVAREDLDDWERELGRTLPNGVFGENLTTQGLDVSGARIGERWRVGSEVVLEVTCGRIPCLTFQGHVGEKGWVKRFTQKGAPGAYLRVVEPGEIRSGDPIEIVHRPGHDVTVALQFRAVTTERELLPRLLAAGEALHPESLATAEKYVAKYAG; this is translated from the coding sequence ATGAAGCTTCTGTCGCTGAATCTGGGCCGTGCGCGGGCCGTCGAGTACACGGACCAGCCGGAGGGCGTGACCGGCATCGACAAGCAGCCGGTGGACGGGCCCGTCCGGGTGACCGCGCCCGGGCCCAAGGGGGTCGGCGCGAGCGGCCTCGCCGGGGACGCGGTGTGCGACATGCGGCATCACGGCGGGGACCACCAGGCCGTGTACGCGGTGGCGCGCGAGGACCTCGACGACTGGGAGCGCGAGCTCGGCCGCACGCTGCCGAACGGCGTGTTCGGCGAGAACCTCACGACGCAGGGGCTCGACGTGTCCGGCGCGCGGATCGGCGAGCGCTGGCGCGTCGGCTCCGAGGTCGTCCTGGAGGTCACCTGCGGGCGCATCCCCTGCCTCACCTTCCAGGGGCATGTCGGGGAGAAGGGCTGGGTGAAGCGCTTCACCCAGAAGGGCGCGCCCGGCGCGTATCTGCGGGTGGTCGAGCCCGGCGAGATCCGCTCCGGCGACCCGATCGAGATCGTGCACCGGCCCGGACACGACGTCACGGTCGCCCTCCAGTTCCGCGCCGTCACGACCGAACGGGAGCTGCTGCCAAGGCTGTTGGCGGCGGGCGAGGCGCTGCATCCGGAGTCGCTGGCGACGGCGGAGAAGTACGTGGCGAAGTACGCCGGCTAA
- the guaB gene encoding IMP dehydrogenase has translation MTANVDGVPAKFATLGLTYDDVLLLPGASEVLPNAVDTSSRISRNVRVNIPLLSAAMDKVTESRMAIAMARQGGVGVLHRNLSIEDQVNQVDLVKRSESGMVTDPITVHPDATLAEADALCAKFRISGVPVTDGNGKLLGIVTNRDMAFETDRSRQVREVMTPMPLVTGKVGISGTDAMQLLRRHKIEKLPLVDDAGVLKGLITVKDFVKAEKYPNAAKDAEGRLLVGAAVGASPEALERAQALAEAGVDFLIVDTSHGHNSNALNWMAKIKSSVGVDVIGGNVATRDGAQALIDAGVDGVKVGVGPGSICTTRVVAGIGVPQVTAIYEAGLAARAAGVPVIGDGGLQYSGDIGKALAAGADTVMLGSLLAGCEESPGELLFINGKQFKSYRGMGSLGAMQSRGQGRSYSKDRYFQADVASDDKLVPEGIEGQVPYRGPLANVLHQLVGGLRQTMGYVGAATIDEMESKGRFVRITSAGLKESHPHDIQMTVEAPNYSRND, from the coding sequence ATGACTGCCAACGTCGACGGAGTGCCCGCCAAATTCGCGACACTCGGGCTGACCTACGACGACGTGCTGCTGCTGCCGGGCGCATCCGAAGTGCTGCCCAACGCGGTCGACACCTCGTCCCGTATCTCCCGCAACGTCCGTGTGAACATCCCGCTGCTCTCGGCCGCGATGGACAAGGTGACCGAGTCCCGCATGGCGATCGCCATGGCCCGGCAGGGCGGCGTCGGTGTGCTGCACCGCAACCTTTCCATCGAGGACCAGGTCAACCAGGTCGACCTGGTGAAGCGCTCCGAGTCCGGCATGGTCACCGACCCGATCACCGTGCACCCGGACGCGACGCTGGCCGAGGCGGACGCGCTGTGCGCGAAGTTCCGCATCAGCGGCGTCCCGGTCACCGACGGTAACGGCAAGCTGCTGGGCATCGTCACCAACCGCGACATGGCCTTCGAGACCGACCGCTCGCGCCAGGTCCGCGAGGTCATGACGCCGATGCCGCTGGTCACCGGCAAGGTCGGCATCTCCGGCACGGACGCCATGCAGCTGCTGCGCCGCCACAAGATCGAGAAGCTTCCGCTGGTCGACGACGCGGGTGTCCTCAAGGGCCTCATCACGGTCAAGGACTTCGTGAAGGCCGAGAAGTACCCGAACGCCGCGAAGGACGCCGAGGGCCGCCTGCTGGTGGGTGCCGCCGTCGGCGCCAGCCCCGAGGCGCTGGAGCGGGCCCAGGCGCTGGCCGAGGCCGGTGTGGACTTCCTGATCGTCGACACCTCGCACGGGCACAACAGCAACGCCCTCAACTGGATGGCGAAGATCAAGTCGAGCGTGGGCGTCGACGTGATCGGCGGCAATGTCGCCACGCGTGACGGCGCCCAGGCGCTGATCGACGCCGGTGTCGACGGCGTCAAGGTCGGCGTGGGCCCCGGCTCGATCTGTACCACCCGTGTCGTCGCCGGCATCGGCGTCCCGCAGGTCACCGCCATCTACGAAGCCGGCCTCGCGGCCCGCGCCGCGGGTGTCCCGGTGATCGGTGACGGTGGTCTGCAGTACTCCGGCGACATCGGCAAGGCGCTGGCCGCCGGTGCCGACACCGTGATGCTGGGCAGCCTCCTCGCGGGCTGTGAGGAGTCGCCCGGAGAGCTGCTCTTCATCAACGGCAAGCAGTTCAAGTCGTACCGCGGCATGGGCTCGCTCGGCGCCATGCAGTCCCGCGGCCAGGGCCGGTCGTACTCGAAGGACCGCTACTTCCAGGCCGACGTGGCCTCCGACGACAAGCTGGTCCCCGAAGGCATCGAGGGCCAGGTGCCCTACCGCGGCCCGCTGGCCAACGTGCTGCACCAGCTCGTCGGCGGTCTGCGCCAGACCATGGGCTACGTGGGCGCCGCCACGATCGATGAGATGGAGTCCAAGGGCCGCTTCGTGCGGATCACCTCCGCGGGCCTCAAGGAGAGCCACCCGCACGACATCCAGATGACGGTCGAGGCGCCGAACTACAGCCGTAACGACTAG
- a CDS encoding ester cyclase, translating into MTFVQLIDCKTSRFDEMNQLMDTWVEQTRGKRTATHDVIGKDRSDATHYIEIVEFPSYEEAMRNSNLPETARIFQEMVALCDETPTFTDLDVVRDEQLYSANIRKFFETIAAKGELSPLNDLIAENYHDHDPANEQDTIGLDAIRREIGMWRGAFDFTFTVDDQVTEADRVCTRWTWNATHTGDFRGIAATGKQVTMTGTTIFRCQDDGKIAEGWWQYDQLGLMGQLGVLDQLEL; encoded by the coding sequence ATGACATTCGTACAGCTCATCGACTGCAAGACCAGCCGGTTCGACGAGATGAACCAGCTGATGGACACATGGGTCGAACAGACCAGGGGCAAGCGGACCGCGACGCACGATGTGATCGGCAAGGACCGGTCCGACGCGACCCACTACATAGAGATCGTGGAGTTCCCGTCGTACGAAGAGGCGATGCGGAACTCGAACCTTCCCGAGACGGCCAGGATCTTCCAGGAGATGGTGGCTCTCTGCGACGAGACGCCGACGTTCACGGACCTGGACGTGGTCCGGGACGAGCAGTTGTACTCGGCCAACATCCGCAAGTTCTTCGAGACGATAGCCGCCAAGGGCGAGCTGTCACCGCTCAACGACCTGATCGCGGAGAACTACCACGACCACGATCCCGCCAACGAGCAGGACACCATCGGGCTCGACGCGATACGGCGCGAGATCGGGATGTGGCGTGGCGCGTTCGACTTCACGTTCACCGTCGACGACCAGGTCACCGAGGCCGATCGCGTCTGCACGCGCTGGACCTGGAACGCCACCCACACGGGCGACTTCCGCGGGATCGCGGCGACCGGCAAGCAGGTCACCATGACCGGCACGACCATCTTCCGGTGCCAGGATGACGGCAAGATCGCCGAGGGGTGGTGGCAGTACGACCAGCTGGGGCTGATGGGCCAGCTCGGCGTTCTGGACCAGCTTGAACTCTGA
- a CDS encoding GuaB3 family IMP dehydrogenase-related protein, with amino-acid sequence MTEIEIGRGKRGRRAYAFDDIAVVPSRRTRDPKEVSIAWQIDAYRFELPFLAAPMDSVVSPATAIRIGELGGLGVLNLEGLWTRYEDPQPLLDEIAELDVDAATRRLQEIYAAPIKEELIGQRIKEVRDSGVVTAAALSPQRTAQFSKAVVDAGVDIFVIRGTTVSAEHVSGASEPLNLKQFIYELDVPVIVGGCATYTAALHLMRTGAAGVLVGFGGGAAHTTRNVLGIQVPMATAVADVAAARRDYMDESGGRYVHVIADGGVGWSGDLPKAIACGADSVMMGSPLARATDAPGKGHHWGMEAVNEELPRGKKVDLGTVGTIEEVLTGPSHTPDGSMNFFGALRRAMATTGYSELKEFQRVEVTVADSQHKR; translated from the coding sequence GTGACTGAGATCGAGATCGGGCGCGGCAAGCGCGGCCGCCGGGCGTATGCCTTCGACGACATCGCCGTCGTCCCGAGCCGCCGTACGCGAGACCCGAAGGAGGTCTCGATCGCCTGGCAGATCGACGCCTACCGCTTCGAGCTGCCGTTTCTGGCCGCCCCGATGGACTCGGTCGTCTCCCCGGCCACCGCGATCCGCATCGGCGAGCTGGGCGGCCTGGGCGTCCTCAACCTCGAAGGCCTGTGGACGAGGTACGAGGACCCGCAGCCGCTGCTCGACGAGATCGCCGAGCTGGACGTGGACGCCGCGACCCGCCGCCTCCAGGAGATCTACGCGGCTCCCATCAAGGAAGAGCTGATCGGGCAGCGCATCAAGGAGGTGCGCGACTCCGGCGTCGTCACCGCCGCGGCCCTGTCCCCGCAGCGCACGGCGCAGTTCTCCAAGGCCGTCGTGGACGCGGGCGTGGACATCTTCGTCATCCGCGGTACGACGGTGTCCGCGGAGCATGTCTCGGGCGCCTCCGAGCCGCTGAACCTGAAGCAGTTCATCTACGAGCTGGACGTCCCGGTGATCGTCGGCGGCTGCGCCACGTACACCGCGGCCCTGCACCTGATGCGCACCGGCGCGGCCGGTGTCCTCGTCGGCTTCGGCGGCGGCGCCGCGCACACCACGCGCAACGTGCTGGGGATTCAGGTCCCGATGGCAACCGCCGTCGCGGACGTGGCCGCGGCCCGCCGCGACTACATGGACGAGTCCGGCGGCCGGTATGTGCACGTGATCGCCGACGGCGGCGTCGGCTGGTCCGGCGACCTCCCCAAGGCCATCGCCTGCGGTGCCGACTCCGTGATGATGGGCTCCCCGCTGGCCCGTGCCACGGACGCGCCCGGCAAGGGCCACCACTGGGGCATGGAGGCGGTCAACGAGGAGCTGCCGCGAGGCAAGAAGGTCGACCTCGGCACCGTCGGCACGATCGAGGAGGTCCTCACGGGCCCCTCGCACACCCCCGACGGCTCCATGAACTTCTTCGGTGCCCTCCGCCGCGCCATGGCCACGACCGGTTACAGCGAGCTCAAGGAGTTCCAGCGCGTCGAGGTGACGGTCGCGGACTCCCAGCACAAGCGCTAG
- a CDS encoding response regulator transcription factor produces the protein MTSVLVCDDSPLAREALRRAVATVPGVERVTTAANGEEVLRRWGADRSDLILMDVRMPGLGGVETVRRLLSADPGARIIMLTVAEDLDGVALAVAAGARGYLHKDASRAELRATVTQALADPTWRLAPRRLRSAEMGAAPTLTAREIQVLEGMSHGRSNAEIGRELFLSEDTVKTHARRLFKKLGASDRAHAVALGFRWGLVR, from the coding sequence ATGACATCCGTCCTCGTCTGCGACGACTCCCCGCTTGCCCGAGAGGCGCTCCGCCGCGCGGTCGCGACCGTGCCCGGCGTCGAGCGTGTGACGACGGCAGCCAACGGCGAGGAAGTCCTCCGCCGCTGGGGTGCCGACCGTTCGGACCTGATTCTGATGGACGTACGCATGCCCGGACTGGGCGGCGTGGAGACAGTCAGGCGGCTGCTGTCCGCCGACCCCGGTGCGCGCATCATCATGCTCACCGTCGCCGAGGACCTGGACGGCGTGGCGCTCGCCGTCGCCGCCGGTGCCCGCGGCTATCTGCACAAGGACGCCTCCCGCGCGGAGCTGCGGGCGACCGTGACGCAGGCACTCGCCGATCCCACCTGGCGGCTCGCTCCGCGCAGACTGCGCTCGGCCGAGATGGGTGCCGCGCCCACGCTCACCGCGCGTGAGATCCAGGTGCTGGAAGGCATGAGCCACGGCCGCTCCAACGCGGAGATCGGCCGTGAGCTGTTCCTCTCCGAGGACACTGTCAAGACACATGCCCGGCGGCTGTTCAAGAAGCTCGGTGCCTCGGACCGCGCGCACGCCGTGGCGCTCGGTTTCCGGTGGGGTCTGGTTCGCTAG
- a CDS encoding WhiB family transcriptional regulator — MADFSRLPGPNADLWDWQLLAACRGVDSSLFFHPEGERGAARSARENSAKEVCMRCPVRAECAAHALAVREPYGVWGGLTEDEREELMGRARNRLVSAAATGSGHASNN, encoded by the coding sequence ATGGCAGATTTCTCCCGCCTTCCCGGTCCGAACGCGGACCTCTGGGACTGGCAGCTCCTCGCGGCCTGCCGCGGGGTCGACAGCTCGCTCTTCTTCCACCCGGAGGGCGAGCGTGGTGCGGCACGGAGCGCTCGTGAGAACTCGGCCAAAGAGGTCTGCATGAGATGCCCGGTACGCGCGGAGTGCGCGGCGCACGCGCTGGCGGTGCGTGAGCCGTACGGCGTGTGGGGCGGGCTGACCGAGGACGAGCGCGAAGAACTCATGGGCCGGGCGCGCAACCGGCTGGTCTCGGCGGCGGCCACCGGAAGCGGTCACGCTTCGAACAACTGA